In Synechococcus sp. KORDI-100, a single window of DNA contains:
- the pstS gene encoding phosphate ABC transporter substrate-binding protein PstS yields MRRFKIHQALTTIAAVSTSVTLVSCGGGSEQDSGALNAAGASFPAAIYQRWFQELAPEGVSVNYQSVGSGAGVRQFTAGTVDFGASDKPMKAEAIAEVSRGVVQIPMTAGAIAVAYNNLDCDLSLTQKQLAGIFLGQIKNYSELGCTDKAINVVHRSDGSGTTYNFTKHLEAISPEWKKDVGADKSVKWPTGVGAKGNEGVSAQLNQIDGGIGYLELAYVKGDLQAAALQNASDEQVKPTNATASEALGSIDLGPDLIGGNPNPEGGYPIVTFTWVLAYKAGNGGKTAALKKTFEFMLSDTAQSQAPELGYVSLPAEVVEKSLAAMQTISD; encoded by the coding sequence ATGCGTCGTTTCAAGATCCATCAGGCCCTGACGACCATCGCTGCTGTCTCGACGAGTGTGACCCTTGTCTCCTGTGGAGGTGGCAGTGAGCAGGACAGTGGTGCACTCAACGCTGCCGGCGCATCCTTTCCAGCTGCGATCTACCAGCGCTGGTTTCAGGAGTTGGCTCCCGAAGGTGTCAGCGTCAATTACCAGTCGGTGGGCTCCGGCGCCGGCGTCCGTCAGTTCACAGCCGGAACCGTTGATTTCGGCGCATCCGATAAGCCGATGAAGGCCGAAGCCATCGCCGAGGTGAGTCGCGGAGTCGTGCAAATCCCGATGACCGCTGGTGCGATCGCCGTGGCTTACAACAATCTCGACTGCGATCTATCACTCACCCAAAAACAACTGGCAGGCATTTTTCTCGGACAGATTAAGAACTACAGCGAACTCGGCTGTACCGACAAGGCGATCAACGTGGTTCACCGTTCCGATGGCTCCGGAACCACCTACAACTTCACGAAACATCTGGAAGCCATCAGCCCTGAGTGGAAGAAGGATGTTGGTGCAGACAAGTCAGTGAAGTGGCCAACCGGCGTTGGAGCAAAAGGCAACGAAGGTGTGTCCGCCCAGCTGAATCAGATCGATGGAGGCATCGGCTATTTGGAACTGGCCTACGTGAAGGGTGATCTGCAGGCCGCTGCATTGCAGAACGCATCCGATGAACAGGTGAAGCCCACCAATGCCACTGCCAGCGAAGCTCTGGGTTCCATTGACCTGGGCCCCGATCTGATCGGAGGCAATCCGAATCCGGAAGGGGGCTATCCGATCGTCACCTTCACCTGGGTGCTGGCCTACAAAGCAGGCAACGGTGGCAAGACGGCCGCCCTGAAGAAAACCTTTGAGTTCATGCTCTCCGACACGGCTCAAAGCCAGGCCCCCGAGCTTGGTTATGTGAGTCTTCCGGCAGAAGTCGTTGAAAAATCCCTTGCTGCCATGCAAACGATCAGTGATTGA
- a CDS encoding FAD-dependent oxidoreductase has product MAVVGAGVVGAGTAWHLADCGHSVCLYDPRLAVAVDSGPNTTERNGSSASLGVLMGNVYRRHSGRGWRLRQRSMALWPQWIKAMQRFEPALQLDSPLIQLADDDDGLKRMQTLAERRQGLGLQLVPAMDKPVACIGGLCSERDGRLEPLVLQRALRLAMARVSVRKHPSKVLNLRRTGTNRCPRWGVETDREDCRDYEAVVICTALNSEALLAPLGHQRAMTPVLGQVIDLELKDGPADWTDWPAVLSLQGFNLVPQQPGRLLLGATLEPGDQAQPRCLELMRSQLGSTLPWLRTATPIEQWSGLRARPVDRPAPLLEQLEPGLLLASGHYRNGVLLAPATAEWVETTLTDEPAGSLSIS; this is encoded by the coding sequence ATCGCCGTCGTCGGTGCCGGCGTCGTTGGCGCCGGAACGGCCTGGCATCTTGCCGACTGCGGCCATTCCGTGTGTCTCTATGACCCCAGGCTCGCTGTTGCAGTCGATTCAGGCCCCAACACAACGGAACGAAACGGGAGCAGCGCCTCTCTGGGGGTGCTCATGGGGAACGTCTACCGACGCCACAGTGGCCGCGGCTGGCGGCTGCGCCAGCGAAGCATGGCCCTGTGGCCGCAATGGATCAAGGCCATGCAGAGATTTGAACCGGCACTGCAGCTGGACAGCCCCCTGATCCAGCTGGCCGATGACGACGACGGCCTGAAGCGCATGCAGACCCTGGCGGAGCGTCGCCAGGGCCTTGGCCTGCAACTGGTTCCAGCAATGGATAAACCCGTGGCTTGCATCGGTGGACTGTGCTCTGAACGGGATGGGCGCCTCGAACCATTGGTCCTGCAACGGGCCCTCCGTCTCGCCATGGCCAGGGTTTCGGTCCGGAAACACCCCAGCAAGGTCCTCAACCTGAGACGAACCGGAACGAACCGTTGTCCGCGCTGGGGCGTCGAAACCGATCGGGAGGATTGCAGGGACTACGAAGCCGTCGTGATCTGCACAGCTCTTAACAGCGAGGCGTTGCTCGCTCCGTTGGGCCACCAACGAGCCATGACACCGGTGCTTGGTCAGGTGATCGATCTTGAACTCAAGGATGGGCCTGCGGACTGGACCGACTGGCCGGCGGTGCTCAGCCTTCAAGGCTTCAACCTCGTTCCACAACAACCTGGACGTCTGCTGCTTGGAGCCACGTTGGAGCCAGGAGATCAAGCCCAACCGAGGTGCCTTGAGTTGATGCGAAGTCAGCTTGGTTCAACGCTGCCATGGCTCAGGACGGCAACCCCGATCGAACAGTGGTCGGGCCTGCGGGCGCGGCCCGTCGATCGGCCCGCACCACTGCTTGAGCAACTTGAACCCGGTCTGCTTCTGGCGTCTGGCCACTACCGCAATGGTGTGTTGTTGGCACCAGCCACCGCGGAATGGGTGGAGACAACATTGACTGATGAACCAGCAGGGTCGTTATCCATTTCTTAA
- the psbQ gene encoding photosystem II protein PsbQ — protein sequence MLNALRRFAAFCLCIALSLGLLAPAASHADTVKPEDMAVIRRQAEAFMSAEERLPELATLVSDENWTFTRNLIHGPMQEVGREMLYINQRLSRSERKQADKLARSLKAALAELDEASRLQDPARMQRAYSAVAAGFDAYADVIPAEALS from the coding sequence ATGCTGAACGCCCTGCGCCGATTCGCTGCGTTCTGCCTCTGCATCGCCCTTTCCCTGGGACTCCTCGCACCGGCAGCAAGCCATGCGGACACCGTCAAACCTGAAGACATGGCCGTGATCCGTCGCCAGGCGGAAGCCTTCATGAGCGCCGAAGAACGTCTTCCTGAACTGGCCACGTTGGTGAGCGACGAGAACTGGACATTCACACGCAACCTCATCCACGGCCCGATGCAGGAAGTGGGGAGAGAGATGCTCTACATCAACCAGCGGTTGAGTCGATCAGAGCGAAAACAGGCGGACAAGCTGGCCCGATCCCTCAAGGCGGCGCTCGCTGAACTGGATGAGGCATCCAGGCTTCAGGATCCAGCCCGGATGCAGCGGGCTTACAGCGCTGTGGCGGCGGGCTTCGATGCCTACGCCGATGTCATACCCGCCGAGGCGCTGAGCTGA
- the purU gene encoding formyltetrahydrofolate deformylase gives MTAATVILQLICADRPGLVSELAGWVAANGGNIRHADHHTDAGAGVFLSRIEWELEGFGIPRQALPAAAQALAERLSGQAQLHFSDAWPKVAIFASKQSHCLVDLLWRVQSGELPMKVPLVIANHPDLESLCAGFGVRFVCIPSSKENKPEVEKRILGLLEDNQIELAVLAKYMQVLSADFLARFPDVINIHHSFLPAFKGAQPYQRAWDRGVKLIGATAHYVTEELDDGPIIEQTTVPVSHRDEVADLIRKGRDTERMALARALRLHLQRQVIVYRGRTAVFA, from the coding sequence GTGACGGCAGCGACCGTGATCCTGCAGCTGATCTGTGCGGATCGTCCTGGACTGGTGAGTGAGCTTGCCGGCTGGGTGGCAGCCAATGGTGGCAACATCCGCCATGCCGACCACCACACCGATGCCGGCGCCGGCGTGTTTCTCAGCCGGATCGAATGGGAGCTGGAGGGATTCGGGATCCCTCGCCAGGCTCTGCCTGCAGCGGCACAGGCACTCGCCGAGCGACTCTCTGGTCAGGCACAGCTGCATTTTTCGGATGCCTGGCCGAAGGTCGCCATTTTCGCGAGCAAGCAGAGCCATTGTCTGGTGGATCTGCTCTGGCGTGTGCAGAGCGGTGAGCTGCCGATGAAGGTGCCTCTGGTGATTGCCAATCACCCGGATCTTGAGTCTCTCTGTGCGGGGTTTGGCGTCCGTTTTGTTTGCATTCCCTCCAGCAAGGAGAACAAGCCTGAGGTGGAGAAGCGCATTCTCGGCTTGTTGGAGGACAACCAGATTGAGTTGGCGGTTTTGGCGAAATACATGCAGGTGTTGAGCGCTGATTTCCTGGCCCGATTTCCTGATGTGATCAATATCCACCATTCGTTTTTGCCTGCTTTCAAAGGGGCTCAGCCCTACCAGCGGGCCTGGGATCGCGGCGTCAAGCTCATCGGGGCCACGGCGCACTATGTGACGGAGGAGTTGGACGACGGCCCGATCATCGAGCAGACCACCGTTCCCGTCAGTCACCGCGATGAGGTGGCGGATCTGATTCGTAAGGGGCGCGATACCGAGCGCATGGCTCTGGCACGCGCGCTGCGGTTGCATCTTCAGCGGCAGGTGATCGTTTACCGCGGACGTACAGCGGTCTTCGCGTGA
- a CDS encoding O-antigen ligase has protein sequence MFSIKSPGWLAFQFGLFLLPSSALLAGVCLFVSCVAGSRNRAEVPLNDPWMRPLLLAAVLMLIGAILADDAGLAWAGLANWIPFFWGFWAFRPFLLTASRRQRAARCLLAGTVPVLITGFGQMQLGWTGPWQLFGGGIIWFLAPGGQPEGRLSGLFDYANIAGAWLAVVWSFALAAVLARRDPLWCRALAFLLAAAIVAAVVLTRSRNAMAALPLAVPWVLGPAQWWWLFPLFLLLSAPLLLAVLPGVPAAIQQWAEALLPASLRQRLLEGQSNDSLTRLAQWRFGLQLISQRPWFGWGAAAFSVLYPIHAQRRWHGHSHNLPIELGVSHGWPVAVLVVGLVLVLLVIALRRGMLKRGPMDRAWWAASFVLVGMHATDLPFFDSRLNLLGWILLAGLSGFLQSHDAPEPDHDGSAVFPQTADL, from the coding sequence GTGTTCAGCATCAAATCACCGGGTTGGCTGGCTTTTCAGTTCGGTCTGTTTCTGTTGCCGTCGAGCGCTTTGCTGGCAGGCGTTTGCCTGTTTGTCAGCTGTGTTGCCGGCAGTCGCAATCGGGCCGAGGTTCCCCTGAACGACCCCTGGATGCGTCCCTTGCTGCTGGCAGCCGTTCTGATGCTGATCGGCGCAATCCTGGCCGACGATGCGGGTCTGGCCTGGGCCGGACTCGCCAACTGGATTCCGTTTTTCTGGGGCTTCTGGGCGTTTCGTCCCTTCCTGCTTACAGCCTCGCGCCGTCAGCGGGCGGCCCGATGCCTGCTGGCGGGCACAGTGCCGGTGCTGATCACAGGCTTTGGCCAGATGCAGCTTGGCTGGACGGGGCCCTGGCAGTTGTTCGGGGGCGGAATCATCTGGTTTCTCGCTCCAGGTGGGCAGCCGGAAGGTCGCTTATCCGGTCTGTTTGATTACGCCAACATCGCCGGGGCCTGGTTGGCCGTGGTGTGGTCGTTTGCTCTGGCGGCGGTGTTGGCCCGACGCGATCCCCTTTGGTGTCGTGCTCTGGCATTCCTGCTGGCTGCGGCGATCGTCGCGGCAGTCGTGCTCACCCGTTCCAGGAACGCCATGGCGGCCCTGCCACTCGCCGTGCCTTGGGTGCTCGGACCCGCCCAGTGGTGGTGGCTGTTTCCCCTGTTTCTTCTGCTCTCGGCACCGCTGTTGCTGGCCGTGTTGCCCGGGGTGCCTGCAGCGATCCAGCAGTGGGCTGAAGCCCTCCTGCCGGCCAGCTTGCGACAGCGTCTCCTGGAGGGACAGTCCAATGACAGCCTTACCCGCCTGGCTCAATGGCGTTTCGGTCTGCAACTGATCAGCCAGCGTCCCTGGTTTGGGTGGGGAGCGGCGGCCTTCAGTGTTCTGTATCCGATCCATGCTCAGCGGAGGTGGCACGGCCACTCCCACAACCTTCCGATCGAGCTTGGTGTCAGCCATGGGTGGCCCGTCGCCGTTCTGGTGGTGGGGCTGGTGCTTGTCCTTTTGGTGATCGCCCTGCGACGGGGCATGCTCAAACGCGGCCCGATGGATCGGGCCTGGTGGGCCGCTTCTTTTGTGCTGGTTGGCATGCACGCCACTGATCTGCCGTTCTTTGACAGTCGCCTCAATCTTCTTGGTTGGATCCTTCTGGCCGGACTCAGCGGCTTTCTTCAGAGCCATGACGCTCCAGAGCCAGATCACGATGGTTCCGCAGTGTTTCCGCAGACAGCGGACCTCTGA